A part of Carettochelys insculpta isolate YL-2023 chromosome 1, ASM3395843v1, whole genome shotgun sequence genomic DNA contains:
- the MSANTD4 gene encoding myb/SANT-like DNA-binding domain-containing protein 4: MEKMKQLKRKRKSNFSVQETQTLLKEIRKRKEVLFSKQLNTTINEMKRKAWEEIAECVNAVGEGEQRTGTEVKRRYLDWRALMKRKRLNANIKLVGAGFHLPSSDLDDSINEDVDEKIGLTNESNFEWLNITDFKEASGSLTEIKVEEEEEDPQNFEFPIEEEEEILSAVLPDSKKESDLPDFTHIEEFGNLSSAQARLAYEDSHLLINLEKQKLELEKQRLDIEAERLQVEKERLQIEKERLRHVGLEHERLQLEKERIQIEREKLRLEALRSEKPPLENDISQAEKPILQPLDLETEKLKLEKERLQLEKERLQFLKYESEKLQIEKERLQVEKERLRIQREGHLQ, translated from the exons atggaaaaaatgaaacaattaaaaagaaaaaggaaaagcaatTTTAGTGTTCAAGAAACTCAAACACTCCTTAAGGAAATTAGAAAAAGGAAAGAGGTACTCTTCTCCAAGCAGCTGAATACAACCATTAATGAGATGAAACGAAAGGCTTGGGAGGAAATAGCAGAGTGTGTGAATGCTGTAGGTGAAGGAGAGCAAAGAACAGGGACAGAAGTGAAAAGGCGATACCTTGACTGGAGAGCACTTATGAAGAGAAAACGTCTGAATGCGAACATCAAACTAGTAGGTGCTGGGTTTCACCTTCCTTCATCCGATTTAGATGACTCTATCAATGAAGATGTGGATGAGAAAATAGGACTTACAAATGAATCTAATTTTGAATGGCTGAATATCACAGACTTCAAAGAAGCCAGTGGATCTTTAACTGAAATCAaggtggaagaggaagaggaggatccaCAGAATTTTGAA TTTCCtattgaggaagaagaggaaattTTGTCAGCCGTTTTGCCAGATTCCAAAAAGGAAAGTGATCTACCCGATTTTACCCACATTGAAGAATTTGGAAACCTGAGTTCTGCTCAAGCTCGACTAGCATACGAGGACTCTCATTTGCTCATAAACCTGGAGAAACAAAAACTGGAGCTGGAGAAACAGCGGCTGGACATTGAAGCTGAAAGACTACAGGTAGAGAAAGAGCGTCTGCAGATCGAAAAGGAGCGATTACGGCACGTAGGCTTGGAGCATGAGAGGCTTCAACTGGAGAAGGAGCGGATCCAGATTGAGCGGGAGAAACTGAGGTTAGAGGCTCTGCGTTCTGAAAAACCTCCCCTGGAAAATGACATCAGCCAGGCAGAGAAACCCATTTTACAGCCTCTGGATCtagaaactgaaaaattaaaactcGAAAAGGAGCGTTTGCAATTAGAGAAAGAGAGgctgcagtttttaaaatatgaatctgAGAAGCTGCAGATTGAGAAGGAGCGTTTACAAGTGGAGAAAGAACGCCTTCGAATTCAGCGAGAGGGTCATTTGCAGTGA